The window cgttcaATGCTGCAGTGCTATTCTGAGAGAGCCTGCTCAAGCCCACtcactggcagagagagagagcgggagggagggaagtgggAGCGAGGGGGGTCAGTGTAGAGCTAACACGCTGTGTGTCAGCGTTTACACTGTCTCTTTAAGACCTGTGCTCGGCAGGGCCAGGCATCAGCAGATGCTCAGGCAGCATATATGTTGGGAATGCTCTGTTCCATATGCACCCGAACAGACTCATAAACATCTCACTATTTGTGGCCAGGCCGAGCGGTGTGTCTGTCGAAACGATGTGTTTGCCTAGAAAGCTTCACATACGAGGAGATCAGCTGTCAGCTTCTTAATAGCTGCATCAAGGAGACATAATGGAAATGAACCCCCAGGGCAGTCACTGATTTAAAAGGCACCCTTAACTTTCCAGCACAAGAGACTCCACTTTTAGGGCCCCCAACCCAGTATTGCTCCCTGTTTTCCTCTTCTCATCTCAACAGGATACTCCCATTCAGAGCAACCCCCCACTCTGCTCACATCTGTGGCTTCTCcgctcatttctctcctctcaagGCCTAGTCTTTACCGTGAGACCTAATCTTCTCCCCTGACACTCGTCTCTCGGTGTCAGTACTAGCCACATGGTGTCTCTCGTCATCATGTCCCATCTAGCTGTTTTTTTGTTGAAGtcaaaacatgtctattctctcaAAGTTGATGTTAATGTAGTGTGATCTCGCGGGTCCTTATCTAACGAAGGAGTGTATGAGACGATGGTTCTCAGGTGTCTACGATTGGGATATTCAAGGTCTGGTGTGAAAGGATGAGCTTTTCCGAATCATATTATGTTACAGATTTGTTGACAGTATGATGATTAGAATCAACTCAATTGTTGGTTTTAAATGAATGCAATAATGCAACATGCATTGTCATTTTTACACCGTGGATATCACGTAATCTGAAATATGAATAGATTTAGCCAAACAGAGGGAATGTTAGTACTTGCTAATTACTGCTTATTTCAGGTATTAGCCAACTGTTTATGTAGGAGTAATCATGTATGCTTGTTCAATATTGGTATTACCACTGCTATTGTATGTCTTGTGCCTAACTCTCCTAGAATAGAAACATTTTGGCTAAACTGTGGACTAAGAAAATGTCATCCATTGATCAGCTTGCTCTCTTCTCATTGCAGTGTAAATTGAGAAATAAAGAAGTCGAAGAAATTTGTAAAGGGCAAAGAACAAAAAGAACCTCAAACCTGGATTACATCATCATCACTCTTGGCCAGGTGGAACAACTAGGGGGATGTTCTACCCTGTTTTGATCCAGAGGGTGTTTGCTAATTACAACGGTCTTTCTACATCCCTTTTTTCGTTTTCTttctttttggggggggattttgGACCTTAATTTGCATAGACTGTTTTtcaaaatacacatttttaatTAGTCTCCCTAACACATAAAATACACATTTCAGATCCCTATTACATCAGAATAGCATTGAAGCTCATTGCATACATAAACGCAAAACATATCAATTAAAAAGTAGTTAGAACCACATTGTGGAGAGTTAGCCTAATGCCTGTAGAGAGGTGTTAAACGTACATTCCTATTCCGACAtcagtgttaaaaaaaaaaaaaaatctgctccTATAATCTTTCAGATTTAAATGAATAGTGCATTATTGGTCCAAAGTGCTTTTTTAAACTAATCTTTAATGGATGGCCTGCATTTGTTTGTAGTGCATTAGCTGGAACATGGTAAGCAGTGCTAACTCACAAATTTACTCGGGCTCTGACAGCACAGCCCCAGAACGATCAATCGAACTGGGCTTTGACTGACTGATGTGCAACACAAGTCACATATAACAAGATAAATTGACCTTGCTGCTATTCTGTCGCTCCTCGATTTCTTTCTTATTTTCTGTCAGAATCTCTCCAGCATTCTCCCATACAGCGCATGTAGGCACGCCACATTAAACAATTTGAAAAGCCCCCTTTTCCTTTTAACCCGAATGATATTCAAACCTTTGTGTTCTCTTTTCTCAAAACATGCAACACAGCCCCCGAGCGTATTGATGTTGTCTATCAAAAGAGATCAACTTGAACACGTACTAAAGAAACAATTAAGCCATATTAGACCTGCCATACTATGACCAAACATTTTCAACTATCATCTCACTAAGTTTAAGATTTCTTTGTACTGACAACACCTCATATATTGACTTTCAACTATAAGTGCTCTCATACGTTCAGGGATACAGTGAAGAGATTATAGGATACTAGGATACCATATCCATTTTATTTATAAGAAAATAGCTTATAAAGCTATTCACATTAGATTGTTCTACGTTTCTTTGTTAGGTCACAATTACTATGTATCTGTAGTCATCAGCCCAGGTTAGGTTAGGCTGAAAAGTGACCGTTCGTAGTGTACGTTTCCTCCACATATTCTGCATTGAACGAATGAATCCAGACATTTTCATGTCTGTTCTGTGGGCAGAGCCGCGCTGTCCTGCCAGAACCGGGCCCAAGCCCACCTTCGTTCTATTCTGTTGGGCCGAGTTAAACTCAGAGCAGAGACACTCACGCAAGGGGATCAAACGCACATAGATCtcgtccctccttccctctctcacattTTCCTAATTCATCAAACAATTGTTGTACTATCTCCGGCTGCCTTTATTCATTTGGTCCATCACTCACTGTGTTATATCTTAGTTTTCCCTTTCTCACTAAGTTAGGTGTGAATTGTGTGGTCCCGGTCTGTATCAACTATATATGCTGCTTGGTCCAATTCTGCCGTACCCAGGTTCACCGGACCTCATGACAGGCCTTTGTGATCGGTCCTTGTCTCATAGTGCAAACCTTGTAGACTTTCTGACCGCTGTATTTGAGTCCGAattaagaatctcaaatctctCTGAATAATATTTCCTCAATTGACCACCCGACCTCTATTTCCTTTCCCTAAATATTCTAAGAGTTTATTTGTGAACAAATGGACAGTTCAGTGCAGAAGGAATGTCCCTAGCAAGCTAACACTGTTAATAAACAGTGCCAAATCTGTTCGAGCACATGTATTGATATGATGAATTACAGACACCTAAAGCTGCCAGCAAAATTGTTTACAATTCACGCAAAGAGCTAGAAATGGATTTTGACTCAAGTGTTACAGAAAGGTTTGTGTGGTCAAATACCTACAACAGAAAACTGATGTGCCAATTCCAGTGATAATAGGATTAAGCGTAGGTGGAAAGTACTCAAATAAAAGTTAACGCTTAATGTTTACAGAGTACACCTTCCCTTCAAAGAGGATTCGCTAGCTACATTATTCATAACTTTGTGCCATAGGTCAGTTGAGTTCAAACGACTCTGACGGGTTTGAAACGTTTACACATTGATTTTTGTTTACAAGACAATACTGCCTATCACAAAGAAAGACAACCCATACTTGCCGttttagtgaggtctgcacagtaGAGACCACACAATTATCAAGAAACTCCACTCATCTCCCCTTACCATTCTGTAAAATAACACTTTGTTGACTGGTGTTTACAATCTATACATTTTCCAGCATCCTTTATCAttctgtttagtttttttgtgtgctaagTTGAAGTTGTCGAGACAAACTTCAAATAGTCCTTTCACAAGCATAGCTATAGTATAGGcctaaaacatagaaatatataaCCTCAGAGTTGATATAAGCTGCTTATGAACAACAATAGATTTGTACTGAGAGCTTGAGAGATATgtttacataaatacatacacgTGACATGCCACACTTATTGcttgaacaaacaaaaaaaatcactCAACTAAGTGAAAACCTCCACACTAGTGTATGTAATGTACATGGAAGCACTAACAAAGGATTAGTTTACTGTATTTAGGCTGAAGTCCAGAGTGGAAgcctttacattttttacacTTAACACGTAAGTGAAATTcaaagaaggaaggagaggagaacacTATCCCTCTTGGAGAAGGACCTTCATATTTTAATTCTTGACGGGCCTTTTTATTTTTTGAATTGGCTCAGAAACGCTGAAAAAATGAGGCCTAGAACCTACAAAAGGATGTTCAGCACCTCCCTCATATTTTCCCTTGTGTCCGGCCTCGTCCTTTCCGCCGTGACCATCACCACAGAGCGCCGCTCATCCTACGGCGGCCCCAGCGGCACCACCCTGTTCCTCCTCACCGGTTTTGGGAACAAACTGATGCCGCCGCCCCCGGGGGGGCCAAAGGTGGCGCCTAAAGCGGCTGAAATGGAGGACGCTCAGGACGGTGAGCCGAAAGAACCCGAAACGCTCCCAAAGCCCCTCCCCCAAACCAAGCTCCCTCAGAACATGACGGCAGCTGACGCCCTCAAACCTCCGCTGGGGGCCGCCCAGGTAGCGCCACCCCCCCGGCGCCTGGTGGATGTGGACGTGTGTCGGGCCTACTACGACGTCATGGGCCAGTTGGACAACACTTTCAACTGCTCCAAGGGGACCTACATCTACTGCTGCGGCACCTGCCACTACCGCTACTGTTGTGATCACCAGCGTAGCcgcctggaccagaagtcatgtAACAACTACAAGTCGCCCGGGTGGCTCGACACACCGCCGACGAACCCCCCGCCGCCGGGGAACCGGGGTGACCCAGACTCGGAGCAGCTGCAGCAGCAGAGCAACAGCACGGCGTACGTGATCGGCGGGGTGATCTCCGTCACCCTGGTGGTGGCCGTGGGCATCAAGGTGGCCTTCCACAAGATATCCCGACGACCCCGAAACAGAGACATCAACATGCCCAGGTGAGAAAAGAACGGACAAGTGTCTTTGAATAGAAGATCAGTAAGCAGTGTCTGAAAATGACCATACGGGTGTACGTGGATCTGTCAGTGGGCTGTAGTCTTAAATTCAGCACATTACTGAGTTTCACTAAGGTCACAAGCCACAGACCCAAAAGGGTGATGAAACTGAACCACATTCAACGAACAAGTAACACATTTACATACTACATCTTTTTCAAATTTGATTCTACTGTCTCGCCCTTGTCTATGATTTttcattcccctcctctcttctctcctctttctcccagaGCCCTGGTGGACATCCTACGGAGTCAGGCCAGCCCAGTCCAACAGGGGGAGAGGAACAACAGCACCGTCCTTACCACCGCCACCACCGGCGACATCCTCGGTCGTCCCCCCAAGAACCTTTACACCCCGGTGCTCCAGAGCAAAGACAACCGTAGTGAGTGACACCACAGAAAGCATGGGACAATAACAACACTGTAATGACAATGTTATAACACTGTTAGTATAATAACACTCTTATAACACTGCTGTTACGTTGAAATACAGTAATAGCCTGTTTTCAGATATATGAACCATTACGGTGATGATGGTGGAGAGCGGTGGCGGATGCAATAGCCTAGTAATGCTGACTGTATGGGGTCACGTTCAACATACTCGCACTCTTAAACACGCTTCATGTAATcccacagcacacacaccatcacacacgcaTACGAGTGGCAGTACCATCAGTGTTCGCTGTGCTCTCTTGCAGTTGGCAACTTGCACCACAATTTTATCCAGGTGTCTGGTTCCAGTCCCAAACACTCGGCTACTATGGGTAAGCCGAACTAGCTAACGCAGCCGGCGGGTGTGTGAGTTGGCCTCATGAAACGTCTGTCTGGTGTTGTATATGTACCATTGGGTGTGTTTCCTTAACACAGTCGCTGTTGTCTTAACACAGTCGCTGTTGTCTTAACACAGTCGCTGTTGTCTTAACACAGTCGCTGTTGTCTTAACACAGTCGCTGTTGTCTTAACACAGTCGCTGTTGTCTTAACACAGTCGCCGTTTCACTGCTCCCACTCATTCTGTGTGTCACCCTCGCAAGTGTCTCAGCATGCACTATGTACTGTATCCGTTTGTGTTGTAAGCGTGCTTACTTACACTGTGGGCCTGGGCTTGAGGGAAGTCAGTGTGTTACTGCACTTACCGAAGCCTGCGCGTGTCACTCCACAGTGGTCAATGTATCCCGTGTGCTCGCTCAGTGGGTAGAAAGACATTATTGGCAGTCATTGCCCATTATTGTACATGGTCAGTGACCAAAGTGTGAGACAATCATCTTGGCTTGTTTTATATATTAGCTCAAGGGACCTTTGTAATAGTCGTCCTAGAATGACTTGAAAACGTACAAATGACAAATTGGCAGCAGTTCTTTAAGACTAATAATTTGTGAGGAATTGGCACATTTCGTCAATTGTATATGTACCTTTAAATGTAAGGCCATTTTAAATGTACTTATACATGTTGGCCCATTATTAATGTAGCTACCTACCTTATGTGTGTTAGGTCCTTGTAAAAGTactcatatatacagtgccttcagaaagtattcaaatcccttgactttttccacattttgctacgttacagcattattctaaaatggatgaaattaaaataaaaaatcctcggcaatctacacacaatactccataatgacaaagtgaaaacaggttgagAAATTGTAGCTAATTTATtgaatataaaaaacagaaataccttatttacataagtattcagaccctttgcaatgagactcgaaattgaactcaggtgcatcctgtttccattgattggagtccacctgtggtaaattcaattgattggacatgatttggaaaggcacacacctgtccatataaggtcccacagttgacagtgcatgtcagagcaaaaaccaagccatgaggatgaattgcccgtagagcttcgaaccaggattgtgtcaaggcacagatctgggaaaaggtaccaaaacatttctgcggcTTTGAAGgactccaagaacacagtggcctccataattcttaaatggaagaagtttggaaccactaagactcttcttagagctggctgcccggcaaaactgagcaatcaggggaaaagggccttggtcagggaggtgaccaagaacccgatggtcactctgacagagctctagagttcctctgtggcgatgggagaaccttccagaaggacaaccatctctgcagcactcccccaatcaggcctttccaaatcatgtccattcaattcAATTTCCCACAAGTGGActcctccaatcaagttgtagaaacatctcaaggatgatcaatggaaacaggatgcacctgagctcaacttcgagtctcatagcaaagggtctgaatacttatgtaaataaggtatttctgttgttttttttcttcataaatatcaaacaatttctaaaaacctgtttttgctttgtcattatggcatattgtgtgcagattgctgAGGAGTTTATTTGAtctattttagaacaaggctgtaacgtaacataatagtgaaaaagtcaaagggtctgaatactttccgaaggaacTCTATGTTAGGTCCTTAATAAATGTCCTCATATTATGTTAACATGACATTCTAAATGTagccctatatactgtatgtgttaggtcTCTGGTTAATGTACTCATATATATTATGTTAACATGTCATTCTGAATGTagccctatatactgtatgtgttagatcCCTGGTTAATGTACACATATATATTATGTTAACATGTCATTCTGAATGTAGccctatgtactgtatgtgttaggtCCCTGGTTAATGTACACATATATATTATGTTAACATGTCATTCTGAATGTagccctatatactgtatgtgttagatcCCTGGTTAATGTACACATATATATTATGTTAACATGTCATTCTGAATGTagccctatatactgtatgtgttagatcCCTGGTTAATGTACACATATATATTATGTTAACATGTCATTCTGAATGTagccctatatactgtatgtgttagatcCCTGGTTAATGTACTCATATGTATTATGTTAACATGTCAATCTAAATGTAGccctatgtactgtatgtgttaggtCCCTGGTTGATGCTCTCCtatgtcttcctcctcttcctcttccagaGCGCGTGCCCCGCATGAACAACGCCCAGCTAGCCTCCACGGGGACCCTCACCAGCAAGCACAACAACAGCTCCGGCCTGCACTTACACCCACAGCCCCCTTTCTCGCACTCCTTCCACAACCTGGCCCAGTTGCCCCCCTCCTACGAGGTGGCCATGAAACCTGAGATCAACCGCTACAGCTCCCTGAAGAAGCTCGGTGAGGAGGGGAGCGGTGGGGGAGGGGCAGTGGGGCGGGGGCCCGGAGAGAGGACTGGATGTCTGGGTGGCAGCCGCTGCTGGGAGGAAGGCAACTGGAGGCAGTGGCTAGAGAGAGctccagatatatatatatatatatatatatatatatatatatatatatatatgtatatgtgtgtgtgtggaagaaggCATAACAGGCGAGAGGCAGCAGCCGAGGATGTGTGTCCGATGTATTACCTTTCGATGTGCCTTAATGTAGGCTGCTATAGTCTATAGAATGGGCGTCGATAAACGCTTGTTTGTCTCGAACGGGTGCCCCTGAAAGCTAGATTATATGGAGGATGCATTGGGGAATTGTAACGGTTGCCTAAAGGTCACATTTAAATTGGCTCTCAGGGAGCTCAGTCCAAGGAAAGTCTTCTAAGGGAGAGAAATGTTGAACACTTTGTTTCACCTTATAATAAATGAATTTCACTAACTGTCATTTCaacatttctttctttcatcctccctctttttttttttttactcaaccccctcccctcccaaaaAACAGAGAAAGATCTGGACGACTACTCTGGCTACCACACATCAAAGCGACGGCCTAACAACGCCCCTCCGTCATTCCACTCCTCCCAGCACCACCTCCACTGGGGCGGTGACTACACTCTCGGAGCCAGGGGCACCCTTCCCTTCCACTCCTCCCGGCCACGGATTCACGTGCCTACAtccacccctaacccctaccctctgCCAGCCCAGTCGTTGGGGTACCAGCCCGCCTTCGACAAGCCCCCGCGGAGGGTCATGTCCCAGGACCAGCTCCTGGCACTTGGTGAGGGCAACACCCTCTCCAGACTCTCCAAGAACCAGCAGCACCAGTACTACAAGGCTATGACCAAGAGCTCCACCTCACAGACGCTTCGCAAGTCCCACGAGAGGCTCCTAGTCTCGCCCGACCgtctggaggagaggatgggaggcaTGGGCATGCCAGGGTTGGGCGGTATGGTGGGTATGGGGGGCATGGGTGACTTTGTGGGGATGGGGGTCCCGACCATGGGATGCCTCAGCCACAAAGCCCAATCACAGCAGAACGTCTGCGTCACACCCTCGCTGGACCGCCATCACATGATCAAGATGAACTCCCACCCCACATCGGGCCACGAGCTGGAGATGAGCGTGGCGGGCCATCCGGCAGGAAGCTGGGGGGACCCTCATGGGCACGGATCAGGGGCCGGGGTAGGACCAGGGAGCGGGGCGGGGACCATCGGGGGCCACAACGCACGGAGGATGGCATTCGCCACCAAGAGGCAGAATACCATCGAACAGCTCCAATACAtccctgggggaggaggaggggaggtggccAGACATTGAGAACGGCTAGTAAGAACGAGGTGACGGTGTgagagagtagagacaacggagaAGAGAGTGATGAAGGTCGCATTGAGAATGTTCGAGCTGAAAGTgttcacacagagagaagagaataagGAAAGGTCAATTGGGGCATGATGGAGAGAAAGGTGAATAGaaggagaaacaagaagagagacatgggcaagctgatgagagagagagagagagagaaggatatgaCGAGGACAGTGCATCCCATCAACCGCCTCAGATGAGTGTGTTGAAGACCAGAGAAGGAAAGACGTGAGAGAAGAGTGGATGCCATTGTTACCTGTTGCTAGGAAACACAGAAAAGGGCAATGATAGGAAGAAACCATTGAGAAAAATGGATTTATTAGAGAGAAGTTTGAATGAAGCCCATTGATTTGATTCCTGGGAAGGAGAATATTCAACCATATTGttgaggagggagaaagaaaaatggCCATGTATAGAGCAGAAAATGAACAATTTAAAAAAGTTTTTTGTGCAATTGAAAAAGGATCCTAGGACATGATGGCTTTTACTTGTGGATCCTGCTTGGGTCAAAATTATGAAATGGTTATTGAGTTTCTTGTCGTGAAACCTCTAGCTGCTCTGACAGAGACAACAAACCTGTCTTTGAATCTGAACAGACACAGATGTCAATGGAGTACAGAACAATGTGATGGTTGTTTGACTTTTGTAAAAAATACAGGACTGtaaattattttgtttttttgtaaaaGAATAAAGCCCCGTGGGACAGTATGTATATTCTGTGTGTATATGCTATAGCCtgatgactgaatgactgacacTGAGTGGACATTTGAGTTGCCAATCGTCACTTTCCTAATTTTTGATTGGAAGACTTGACAATAGACAGATTTGGAGTACTGTTGCTAGATACCACAATCTAACACTACAGCCATAACTTAGTCTGCAGACATTTTGTATAAGATCATGTATAAGTTAATCTCTTGATTATGGCTGGATTTTCTCAGTTATTATTATAATGATTTGACACA of the Oncorhynchus tshawytscha isolate Ot180627B linkage group LG31, Otsh_v2.0, whole genome shotgun sequence genome contains:
- the LOC112229859 gene encoding protein shisa-7-like isoform X1, encoding MRPRTYKRMFSTSLIFSLVSGLVLSAVTITTERRSSYGGPSGTTLFLLTGFGNKLMPPPPGGPKVAPKAAEMEDAQDGEPKEPETLPKPLPQTKLPQNMTAADALKPPLGAAQVAPPPRRLVDVDVCRAYYDVMGQLDNTFNCSKGTYIYCCGTCHYRYCCDHQRSRLDQKSCNNYKSPGWLDTPPTNPPPPGNRGDPDSEQLQQQSNSTAYVIGGVISVTLVVAVGIKVAFHKISRRPRNRDINMPRALVDILRSQASPVQQGERNNSTVLTTATTGDILGRPPKNLYTPVLQSKDNRIGNLHHNFIQVSGSSPKHSATMERVPRMNNAQLASTGTLTSKHNNSSGLHLHPQPPFSHSFHNLAQLPPSYEVAMKPEINRYSSLKKLEKDLDDYSGYHTSKRRPNNAPPSFHSSQHHLHWGGDYTLGARGTLPFHSSRPRIHVPTSTPNPYPLPAQSLGYQPAFDKPPRRVMSQDQLLALGEGNTLSRLSKNQQHQYYKAMTKSSTSQTLRKSHERLLVSPDRLEERMGGMGMPGLGGMVGMGGMGDFVGMGVPTMGCLSHKAQSQQNVCVTPSLDRHHMIKMNSHPTSGHELEMSVAGHPAGSWGDPHGHGSGAGVGPGSGAGTIGGHNARRMAFATKRQNTIEQLQYIPGGGGGEVARH
- the LOC112229859 gene encoding protein shisa-7-like isoform X2 produces the protein MRPRTYKRMFSTSLIFSLVSGLVLSAVTITTERRSSYGGPSGTTLFLLTGFGNKLMPPPPGGPKVAPKAAEMEDAQDGEPKEPETLPKPLPQTKLPQNMTAADALKPPLGAAQVAPPPRRLVDVDVCRAYYDVMGQLDNTFNCSKGTYIYCCGTCHYRYCCDHQRSRLDQKSCNNYKSPGWLDTPPTNPPPPGNRGDPDSEQLQQQSNSTAYVIGGVISVTLVVAVGIKVAFHKISRRPRNRDINMPRALVDILRSQASPVQQGERNNSTVLTTATTGDILGRPPKNLYTPVLQSKDNRKRVPRMNNAQLASTGTLTSKHNNSSGLHLHPQPPFSHSFHNLAQLPPSYEVAMKPEINRYSSLKKLEKDLDDYSGYHTSKRRPNNAPPSFHSSQHHLHWGGDYTLGARGTLPFHSSRPRIHVPTSTPNPYPLPAQSLGYQPAFDKPPRRVMSQDQLLALGEGNTLSRLSKNQQHQYYKAMTKSSTSQTLRKSHERLLVSPDRLEERMGGMGMPGLGGMVGMGGMGDFVGMGVPTMGCLSHKAQSQQNVCVTPSLDRHHMIKMNSHPTSGHELEMSVAGHPAGSWGDPHGHGSGAGVGPGSGAGTIGGHNARRMAFATKRQNTIEQLQYIPGGGGGEVARH